A single Balaenoptera ricei isolate mBalRic1 chromosome 13, mBalRic1.hap2, whole genome shotgun sequence DNA region contains:
- the GPN1 gene encoding GPN-loop GTPase 1 — protein MAALAAAPEPQASGGPRPPVCLLVLGMAGSGKTTFVQRLTGYLHSQGCPPYVINLDPAVHEVPFPANIDIRDTVKYKEVMKQYGLGPNGGIVTSLNLFATRFDQVMKFIEKAQNMSKYVLIDTPGQIEVFTWSASGTIITEALASSFPTIVIYVMDTSRSINPVTFMSNMLYACSILYKTKLPFIVVMNKTDIIDHSFAVEWMQDFEAFQDALNQETTYVSNLTRSMSLVLDEFYSSLRVVGVSAVLGTGLDELFVQVASATEEYEREYRPEYERLKKSLASAQSQQQKEQLERLRKDMGSIALDTGTATGSLSPVLDPSDLILTRGTLDEEDEEADSDTEDIDHRVTEESREEPAFQNFMQESMAQYWKRNNK, from the exons ATGGCCGCGCTCGCAGCTGCCCCGGAGCCGCAAGCTTCCGGGGGTCCCCGGCCGCCAGTGTGTCTGTTGGTGTTGGGAATGGCGGGGTCTGGGAAAACCACCTTTGTACAG AGGCTCACAGGATATCTGCATAGTCAGGGGTGTCCACCTTATGTGATCAACCTGGACCCAGCTGTGCATGAAGTTCCCTTTCCTGCCAATATTG atatTCGTGACACTGTGAAGTATAAAGAAGTCATGAAACA GTATGGACTTGGACCCAATGGTGGCATAGTGACCTCACTCAATCTCTTTGCTACCAGATTTGATCAG GTGATGAAATTTATTGAGAAGGCCCAGAACATGTCTAA GTATGTCTTGATTGACACACCTGGACAGATTGAGGTATTCACCTGGTCAGCTTCTGGGACAATCATCACTGAGGCCCTG GCATCCTCGTTTCCAACGATTGTCATTTATGTAATGGACACATCTCGAAGTATCAACCCAGTGACCTTCATGTCCAATATGCTCTATGCCTGCAG CATCTTGTACAAAACCAAGCTGCCTTTTATTGTGGTCATGAATAAA ACTGACATCATTGATCACAGCTTTGCAGTGGAATGGATGCAGGATTTTGAGGCTTTCCAAGATGCCTTGAATCAAGAGACTACATACGTCAGTAACCTGACTCGTTCAATGAGCCTGGTGTTAGATGAGTTTTACAGCTCCCTCAGG GTGGTGGGTGTGTCTGCTGTTCTGGGTACAGGCTTAGATGAACTCTTCGTGCAAGTTGCCAGTGCCACAGAAGAATATGAAAG AGAGTATCGTCCTGAATATGAACGTCTGAAGAAATCGCTG GCCAGTGCACAGAGCCAGCAGCAGAAAGAACAACTGGAACGACTTCGGAAAGATATGGGCTCTATAGCCTTGGACACCGGGACTGCCACAG GCAGCTTATCTCCTGTGCTGGACCCTTCTGACTTGATCCTGACTCGGGGAACCTTGGATGAAGAGGATGAGGAAGCAGACAGTGATACTGAAGATATTGACCACAGAG TTACGGAGGAAAGCCGTGAAGAGCCAGCATTCCAGAATTTTATGCAAGAATCAATGGCACAGTACTGGAAGAGAAACAACAAATAG
- the CCDC121 gene encoding coiled-coil domain-containing protein 121: MGAQLGTEAGKWRHWEDDWSRPPKEPLIVVGQGLGRANLWTPGGRDDKGPPGSHTAKVKRVPFPVGPPRAGNRAAGEPAARARPAAEEVKRLRAGRAGTRAGCEPRSCWAAPRAAETSPEKLEKPSALGRRFRVSPARDRRALSLAVSAKVHRDFGKERLVAEFVKLAEGSSNSLQPDLSFINNFLKPEKLTKAEKRFKEKAVVEMMKLDKQIKETQIRLEPLVEESRQLLAENVRVEEENQFFREYLTKQTEESRQRTEKLWNYYLQQSGQIEQRRQELTSKYAGKNSALKTELLQKEKILSNLNKQLEAMRDVSIVKEKQEREIQTLQQEIKKTHAETAAKKQAMLVKFFQDKALLEAQLSELDARQLGKRPTKELNSKNEALERAAKHYTSEFHNSIDRQHQQLQKELPQLIQKCQKLEVTHSRLKKKQQQLQQEQWYLQCLSRGRQRLHERRNPCPKGQGAPKTTLNPALGTKSRTHPK, encoded by the exons ATGGGGGCCCAACTAGGGACAGAGGCGGGGAAGTGGAGGCACTGGGAGGACGATTGGAGTAGGCCACCTAAAGAGCCGCTCATCGTCGTCGGGCAGGGCCTGGGAAGGGCAAACCTCTGGACCCCGGGCGGGCGGGACGACAAGGGACCCCCGGGCTCCCACACTGCGAAAGTGAAGAGAGTGCCTTTTCCTGTCGGCCCCCCGAGAGCGGGGAACCGAGCCGCCGGAGAACCGGCCGCTAGGGCTCGTCCGGCGGCCGAGGAGGTTAAGCGGCTCAGGGCTGGACGTGCCGGGACCCGGGCGGGATGCGAGCCCCGGAGTTGCTGGGCCGCGCCAAGAGCCGCAGAGACCAGCCCGGAGAAACTGGAAAAACCCTCCGCACTGGGACGCCGTTTCCGCGTGTCGCCAGCCCGCGATCGTAGGGCTCTCTCCCTGGCGGTCTCCGCAAAGGTGCACCGTGACTTTGGGAAGGAACGTTTGGTTGCCGAGTTTGTCAA GTTGGCTGAGGGCTCCAGTAATTCCCTTCAACCGGATCTTAGTTTCATAAATAATTTTCTCAAgccagagaagctaacaaaggcAGAGAAGAGGTTTAAAGAAAAGGCAGTAGTGGAAATGATGAAGCTAGACAAGCAAATCAAAGAAACTCAAATCCGACTAGAACCGTTAGTGGAGGAATCCAGGCAGCTGCTGGCGGAAAACGTACGTGTCGAGGAGGAAAACCAGTTCTTTCGGGAATACCTGACCAAGCAAACAGAGGAGTCTAGACAGCGAACCGAGAAGCTGTGGAACTACTATTTACAACAAAGTGGGCAGATcgaacaaaggagacaagaattaACCTCCAAATATGCGGGAAAAAATTCAGCGCTTAAAACAGAGCTCttgcagaaagaaaagatcctatCCAATTTGAATAAGCAGTTGGAGGCAATGAGGGACGTTTCGATAGTAAAGGAGAAACAGGAGAGAGAAATTCAGACACTACAGCAGGAGATAAAGAAAACCCACGCTGAGACAGCTGCAAAGAAACAGGCCATGCTGGTCAAGTTCTTCCAGGATAAAGCATTACTGGAGGCACAACTGAGTGAGCTAGATGCAAGGCAGTTGGGAAAGAGACCAACAAAGGAGCTGAACAGCAAGAACGAGGCCTTGGAGAGGGCAGCAAAGCACTACACTTCCGAGTTCCACAATAGCATCGACAGACAGCACCAGCAGTTACAGAAGGAACTACCACAGCTAATTCAGAAATGCCAGAAGTTGGAGGTTACTCACAGCCGtttaaaaaagaagcagcagcagctgcagcaggagCAGTGGTACCTACAGTGCTTAAGCCGGGGGAGGCAACGGCTGCACGAAAGGCGTAATCCGTGCCCAAAAGGACAGGGTGCTCCAAAGACCACACTGAACCCTGCCCTAGGCACCAAATCAAGGACGCATCCAAAGTAA